From a single Helicovermis profundi genomic region:
- a CDS encoding FtsB family cell division protein, which translates to MNNRKKFIIRNKLIIIFFVLFTVYISYTLYNQNIKFDELKKEELFYDNNIKNSNKKIEEINEEIKQSESLDAIEKIAREKLNMVKPNEIIYIIQDSEKKEDNK; encoded by the coding sequence ATGAATAATAGAAAAAAATTTATTATAAGAAATAAATTAATAATAATATTTTTTGTTTTGTTTACTGTTTATATTTCTTATACTTTATACAATCAAAATATAAAATTTGATGAATTAAAAAAAGAAGAACTTTTTTATGATAATAATATTAAGAATTCAAATAAAAAGATTGAAGAAATTAATGAAGAAATAAAACAATCTGAATCACTTGATGCAATTGAAAAAATTGCAAGGGAAAAGTTAAATATGGTAAAACCAAATGAAATTATTTATATAATTCAAGATAGTGAAAAAAAAGAAGATAATAAATAA
- the secA gene encoding preprotein translocase subunit SecA has product MGIVSKIISGFNDREIKKLFKTVDKIEKYDQLMQNLSDEELKDKTIEFKDRVKKGESLDDLLPEAFAVVREAAVRTLGLKHYRVQLLGGVVLHNGRIAEMKTGEGKTLMATLAAYLNSLDGKGVHVITVNDYLAKRDKEWMGKVYNFLGLTVACVIHEVQGEERKAAYRADITYGTNNEFGFDYLRDNMVLYKENKNQRELNYAIIDEVDSILVDEARTPLIISGEGAKSTDLYTLADNFARTLKNEIDYTMDEKAKSVVLTDESGFEKAEKFFGVTNLSDPENMEIQHHVNQALKARVMMKRDVDYVVKDGEVLIVDEMTGRIMLGRRYSNGLHQAIEAKEGLKVRKESQTLSTITLQNYFRMYNKLSGMTGTAKTEEEEFLHIYNMDVVEVPTNKPIIRVDKPDVIFKSASGKYKAVIEDIIEKHSTGQPVLVGTISIETSEYLSGLLKKRGIKHEVLNAKQHEREAEIVSQAGRFNSVTIATNMAGRGTDIVLGGNPDFMTVKDMLKMGYDEEIINLATSPLEYDDEKIHEARSTYNKILKEHKEITDKEAEKVKSIGGLHIIGTERHESRRIDNQLRGRAGRQGDNGSTQFYISFDDELMRIFVSDKIKAMVEKIGMDDETPIEANILSKSIEGAQKKVEGRNFGIRKHVLQYDDVMNKQRTIIYNERAKVLEGEDVKDLITGMIEEIVKKTVVLYTAEAKYPEDWDLKGITDHLHQFFLAKDYFDGIDILDMTTEELEKKLLEYAFNKYEEKEEEVTSERMRELERYVLLKIVDSKWIDHIDAMEQLKQGIGLRAVGNEDPVRAYQFEGFDMFNEMTENIQSDTVRLLYNVNVETDTTRKKVAVITNEGPVETKKPVKRGVKIGRNDPCPCGSGKKYKKCCGANITY; this is encoded by the coding sequence ATGGGAATAGTAAGTAAAATTATAAGTGGTTTCAATGATCGAGAAATAAAAAAATTATTTAAAACAGTAGATAAAATTGAAAAATATGATCAGCTAATGCAAAATTTATCAGATGAAGAGTTAAAAGACAAAACAATTGAATTTAAAGATAGAGTGAAAAAGGGTGAGAGTCTTGATGATCTTCTTCCTGAAGCATTTGCAGTAGTAAGAGAAGCTGCTGTTAGAACTCTTGGTTTAAAACATTATAGGGTACAGCTTCTTGGTGGGGTTGTTCTCCATAATGGTAGAATTGCCGAAATGAAGACAGGTGAAGGTAAAACTCTTATGGCAACTCTTGCAGCATATCTTAATTCTTTGGATGGAAAAGGCGTTCATGTTATAACTGTAAATGATTATTTAGCTAAAAGAGATAAAGAGTGGATGGGTAAAGTTTATAATTTCCTTGGTCTTACAGTCGCTTGTGTTATTCACGAAGTACAAGGTGAAGAAAGAAAAGCAGCTTATAGAGCTGATATAACATATGGGACAAACAATGAGTTCGGTTTTGACTATCTTAGAGACAATATGGTACTCTATAAAGAAAATAAAAATCAAAGAGAATTAAATTACGCAATAATTGATGAAGTTGATAGTATACTAGTCGATGAAGCTAGAACTCCACTTATAATTTCAGGTGAAGGTGCGAAATCAACTGATTTATATACACTAGCAGATAATTTTGCAAGAACTCTTAAAAATGAAATTGATTACACTATGGATGAAAAAGCAAAATCTGTAGTTTTAACTGACGAAAGTGGATTTGAAAAAGCTGAAAAATTTTTTGGTGTCACAAACTTAAGTGATCCTGAAAATATGGAAATTCAGCATCATGTTAATCAAGCCCTTAAAGCAAGAGTAATGATGAAAAGAGATGTTGATTACGTTGTAAAAGATGGCGAAGTTTTAATTGTTGATGAGATGACGGGTAGAATTATGCTTGGAAGAAGATATTCTAATGGTCTTCATCAAGCGATTGAAGCTAAAGAAGGTCTTAAAGTAAGAAAAGAATCTCAAACTCTTTCTACTATTACACTTCAAAATTACTTTAGAATGTATAATAAACTCTCTGGAATGACTGGAACAGCAAAAACAGAAGAAGAGGAATTCCTTCATATCTACAATATGGATGTTGTAGAAGTCCCAACTAATAAGCCAATAATTAGAGTTGATAAGCCTGATGTTATTTTTAAATCAGCATCAGGAAAATATAAGGCAGTTATTGAAGATATTATTGAAAAACATAGTACGGGTCAACCTGTTTTAGTTGGTACTATTTCAATCGAAACAAGTGAATATTTAAGTGGATTACTTAAAAAAAGAGGTATAAAGCATGAAGTGTTAAATGCAAAGCAACATGAGAGAGAAGCTGAGATAGTATCACAAGCTGGAAGATTTAATTCGGTTACTATAGCTACTAATATGGCTGGTAGAGGTACAGATATTGTTTTAGGTGGTAATCCAGACTTTATGACTGTAAAAGATATGCTTAAAATGGGATATGACGAAGAAATAATAAATTTAGCGACTAGTCCTTTAGAATATGATGATGAGAAAATTCATGAAGCAAGATCAACATATAATAAAATTTTAAAAGAACATAAAGAAATAACAGATAAAGAGGCTGAGAAAGTTAAAAGTATTGGTGGACTTCATATTATTGGAACAGAAAGGCATGAATCAAGAAGAATTGATAATCAGCTTAGAGGGCGTGCTGGTAGGCAAGGTGATAATGGCTCAACTCAGTTTTACATTTCCTTTGATGATGAATTAATGAGAATATTTGTAAGTGATAAAATAAAAGCAATGGTTGAAAAAATTGGAATGGACGACGAAACGCCTATAGAAGCTAATATTTTATCTAAATCAATTGAGGGTGCACAGAAGAAAGTAGAAGGTAGAAACTTTGGTATTAGAAAACACGTACTTCAATATGACGACGTAATGAATAAACAAAGAACAATTATATACAATGAAAGGGCAAAAGTACTTGAAGGTGAGGATGTAAAAGATCTTATTACTGGAATGATTGAAGAAATAGTTAAAAAGACTGTGGTTCTTTATACAGCTGAAGCTAAGTATCCTGAAGATTGGGATTTAAAAGGAATTACTGATCATCTACATCAATTTTTCTTAGCAAAAGATTATTTTGATGGAATAGATATTTTAGATATGACAACAGAAGAACTTGAAAAGAAATTATTAGAATATGCTTTTAATAAATACGAAGAAAAAGAAGAAGAAGTTACTTCAGAGAGAATGAGAGAACTTGAGAGATATGTACTTCTTAAAATTGTTGATTCTAAGTGGATTGATCATATAGATGCAATGGAACAATTAAAACAAGGAATTGGACTTCGTGCAGTTGGTAATGAAGACCCTGTTCGTGCTTATCAATTTGAAGGTTTTGATATGTTTAATGAAATGACTGAAAACATTCAAAGCGATACTGTTAGACTATTATATAATGTTAATGTAGAAACTGATACTACTAGAAAAAAAGTAGCTGTTATAACTAACGAAGGGCCCGTAGAAACTAAAAAACCGGTTAAAAGAGGCGTAAAAATTGGTAGAAATGATCCTTGTCCGTGTGGCAGTGGTAAAAAATATAAAAAGTGCTGCGGAGCCAATATAACATATTAA
- a CDS encoding RNA-binding S4 domain-containing protein, with protein sequence MRIDKYLKISRLIKRRSIAKDACDAGKIAINGKKAKAGSEVKVGDKVTMTFGEKSIEVEILIIKEHVKKEETKDLYRQIG encoded by the coding sequence ATGAGAATTGATAAGTATTTAAAAATTTCAAGATTGATTAAAAGAAGATCAATTGCTAAAGATGCTTGTGATGCAGGAAAGATAGCAATTAATGGTAAAAAAGCTAAAGCTGGTAGTGAAGTAAAGGTTGGGGACAAGGTAACGATGACATTTGGAGAAAAAAGCATAGAAGTTGAAATTTTAATTATTAAAGAACATGTAAAAAAAGAAGAAACTAAAGATTTGTATAGACAAATTGGATAA
- the mazG gene encoding nucleoside triphosphate pyrophosphohydrolase: MSQITVVGIGPGGDQYLTIEAFKILKNKDKNYFRTIKHPIVETLEKDGITFESFDEYYDKYEEFDQVYESIANKLISLAKSDDIVYAVPGNPFVAEKTVELLIEKAEKLDEITLEFVHGTSFIDAIITSIKKDPVHGLKILNGLELDKYKIDVDVDSIIIQTYDNIVASNVKLKLMEYYSDDHIVTVIRGAGIPGVEKIVNVPLFEMDRLDIMDHLTSVFVPKESKEVNRKYFFEDLISIMKRLRSIDGCPWDREQTHKSLRDSLLEESYEVIEAIEDDDLYLLEEELGDLLLQIVFHSVIANENGYFNIHDVTTGISKKLINRHPHVFGDIDVKDSDEVLKNWEIIKKEEKNEKTTTDSMKRIAKTLPSLVRATKVQKKAKEVGFDWDKVEDAILKITEELDEFNEIRNRGNHNRIGEELGDLLFSVVNVCRFYKVNPEFALKETTEKFIRRFNFVEDSILAKDGKMEEISLKELDNLWNKAKKQENL; this comes from the coding sequence ATGTCACAAATTACAGTTGTAGGAATAGGACCAGGTGGAGATCAGTATTTAACGATTGAAGCCTTTAAAATTTTGAAAAATAAAGATAAAAATTACTTTAGGACTATTAAGCATCCCATTGTTGAAACTTTAGAAAAGGATGGTATTACTTTTGAAAGTTTTGATGAATACTACGATAAATATGAAGAATTTGATCAAGTATATGAATCTATTGCAAATAAATTAATAAGTTTAGCAAAATCTGATGATATAGTTTATGCAGTGCCTGGAAATCCTTTTGTTGCAGAAAAAACAGTTGAGTTATTGATTGAAAAAGCAGAAAAATTAGATGAAATAACTTTGGAATTTGTGCATGGAACAAGTTTTATAGATGCGATTATTACATCTATAAAAAAAGATCCTGTTCATGGACTTAAAATTTTAAATGGACTTGAGCTTGATAAATACAAAATTGATGTTGATGTTGATAGCATTATTATTCAAACTTACGATAATATAGTTGCATCAAATGTTAAATTAAAACTAATGGAATATTACAGTGATGATCATATAGTTACTGTAATTAGAGGTGCTGGTATACCAGGTGTTGAAAAAATAGTTAACGTTCCTCTTTTTGAGATGGATAGGCTAGATATTATGGATCATTTAACTTCTGTTTTTGTTCCAAAAGAAAGTAAAGAAGTAAATAGAAAATATTTCTTTGAAGATTTGATTAGTATTATGAAACGTTTAAGGTCTATTGATGGATGTCCTTGGGATAGAGAGCAAACACATAAGTCGCTAAGAGATAGTTTGCTAGAAGAATCATATGAGGTTATTGAAGCTATTGAAGATGACGACTTATATCTACTAGAAGAAGAACTAGGAGATTTACTTCTTCAAATAGTATTTCATTCGGTTATAGCAAATGAAAATGGATACTTTAATATTCATGACGTAACTACAGGGATATCAAAAAAATTAATAAATAGACATCCTCATGTCTTTGGAGATATTGATGTTAAAGATTCAGATGAAGTTCTTAAAAACTGGGAAATAATAAAAAAAGAAGAAAAAAACGAAAAGACTACAACAGATTCTATGAAAAGAATAGCTAAAACACTTCCTTCATTAGTGAGAGCAACAAAAGTTCAAAAAAAAGCAAAAGAAGTTGGATTTGACTGGGATAAAGTTGAGGATGCAATTTTAAAAATTACAGAAGAACTTGATGAATTTAATGAGATAAGAAATCGTGGTAATCATAATAGAATAGGTGAAGAATTAGGAGATTTATTGTTTTCTGTTGTAAATGTTTGTAGATTTTATAAAGTAAATCCTGAATTTGCACTAAAAGAAACTACTGAGAAGTTTATTAGAAGATTTAACTTTGTAGAAGATAGTATTTTAGCGAAAGATGGAAAAATGGAGGAAATATCTCTTAAGGAACTTGATAATTTGTGGAATAAGGCAAAAAAACAAGAAAATTTATAA
- a CDS encoding HU family DNA-binding protein, with product MYRGGYTVNKAELVTSMAEKTGLTKKDAEASLNAFMKSVEETLVSGEKVQLVGFGTFDVRDRKARKGRNPRNPEQVIDIPASKAPVFKAGKALKELVNA from the coding sequence ATTTATCGAGGAGGTTATACTGTGAACAAAGCTGAATTAGTTACTAGTATGGCAGAAAAGACAGGTTTAACAAAAAAGGATGCTGAGGCTTCTTTAAACGCATTTATGAAAAGTGTTGAAGAAACTTTAGTAAGTGGAGAAAAAGTTCAATTAGTTGGATTTGGTACTTTTGATGTTAGAGATAGAAAAGCTAGAAAAGGTAGAAATCCTAGAAATCCTGAGCAAGTAATTGATATACCTGCTTCAAAAGCACCTGTATTTAAAGCTGGAAAGGCTCTTAAAGAGTTAGTTAACGCTTAA
- a CDS encoding S1 RNA-binding domain-containing protein, which translates to MAFEVGSVVEGKVTGITNFGAFIELSNGKTGLCHISEVADNYVKSVKDHLQVNQEVKVKIIGLDDKGKMNLSIKKSVEKSNSKAKALTDTKRKTNNYSKSNEKSNYKSNKKSFSARPSNDFSSRNKPRKATGFEDLLSDFIKDSDDKQRTLKKNMKSTRRGNGFNGKR; encoded by the coding sequence ATGGCTTTCGAAGTTGGTAGTGTTGTTGAAGGAAAGGTTACAGGAATTACAAATTTTGGCGCGTTTATTGAATTGTCTAATGGAAAGACGGGTTTATGTCATATTTCTGAGGTTGCAGATAATTATGTTAAGAGTGTAAAAGATCATTTGCAGGTTAATCAAGAAGTTAAAGTGAAGATAATTGGACTTGACGATAAAGGTAAAATGAATTTATCGATAAAAAAATCTGTAGAAAAATCAAATTCCAAAGCGAAGGCGCTAACAGATACTAAACGAAAAACAAATAATTATTCTAAATCTAATGAAAAATCAAATTATAAAAGCAACAAAAAATCTTTTTCTGCTAGACCTTCAAATGATTTTTCATCAAGAAATAAACCAAGAAAAGCTACAGGCTTTGAAGATTTACTTTCTGATTTTATCAAGGATAGTGATGATAAACAAAGAACCTTAAAGAAAAATATGAAATCAACTAGAAGAGGAAATGGTTTTAATGGAAAAAGGTAA
- the hpf gene encoding ribosome hibernation-promoting factor, HPF/YfiA family — protein sequence MKVNVTGRNLSLSEAIKNHVESKLEKFDKFFRSDIEAQVTLSHSKRKNKNVQVIEIYIPLKNDAAIRVQEESEDMYASVDMAIDKLNKQIVKHKTKLEKRYRGHDTIRFEQIPTSKEEQVLEIVKTKKFPVKPMDPEEAVLQMELLGHAFFVFRNGDTEEINVVYARKDGKYGLIEPGF from the coding sequence ATGAAAGTAAATGTAACTGGAAGAAATTTATCGCTAAGTGAGGCAATAAAAAATCATGTGGAATCAAAATTAGAAAAGTTTGATAAATTTTTTAGAAGTGATATAGAAGCACAAGTTACTTTAAGTCATAGTAAAAGAAAAAATAAAAACGTTCAAGTTATTGAGATATATATTCCACTTAAAAATGATGCAGCAATTAGGGTGCAAGAGGAATCAGAAGATATGTATGCTTCGGTTGATATGGCAATTGACAAATTGAACAAACAAATAGTTAAACATAAAACTAAACTAGAAAAAAGATATAGAGGACATGATACAATTAGATTTGAGCAAATTCCAACTTCGAAAGAAGAACAAGTTCTTGAAATTGTAAAAACAAAGAAATTTCCAGTAAAACCAATGGATCCTGAAGAGGCAGTATTACAAATGGAACTTCTAGGTCATGCATTTTTTGTATTTAGAAATGGTGATACTGAAGAAATAAATGTAGTCTATGCAAGAAAAGACGGAAAATATGGATTAATTGAACCTGGATTTTAA
- a CDS encoding DUF5317 family protein, producing MYIEAIIIGLIIGKIRKGRLENFANVYFKGLIFIIFSLVVEISPIILNKFHVLSEYYYLVPFISVILMIIGILLNIKKSGMKFILFGAILNIVIMILNGFYMPISYKALEIAGKKSLISYFDKEIIMGFINADQLSGLKFFFSKFIPIPAFYPLAKVMSVGDILITIGIIIFVQASMMKSSFGLNNKMIRFSYNSRL from the coding sequence ATGTATATAGAAGCTATTATTATAGGATTAATTATTGGTAAAATTAGAAAAGGTAGATTAGAAAATTTCGCAAATGTATATTTTAAGGGTCTTATTTTTATAATATTTTCTCTTGTTGTTGAAATTTCTCCTATTATTCTAAATAAATTTCATGTTTTATCAGAATATTATTACTTAGTTCCATTTATTTCAGTGATATTAATGATAATTGGAATTTTATTGAATATAAAAAAAAGTGGTATGAAATTTATTTTATTTGGAGCGATATTAAATATAGTAATTATGATATTAAATGGTTTTTATATGCCGATTAGCTATAAGGCACTCGAAATTGCTGGTAAAAAATCATTAATTTCGTATTTTGATAAAGAAATAATTATGGGATTTATCAATGCGGACCAACTTAGTGGATTAAAATTTTTCTTTAGTAAATTTATACCTATTCCCGCCTTTTATCCTCTTGCAAAAGTTATGAGCGTCGGAGATATACTTATTACAATAGGAATTATAATATTTGTACAAGCATCAATGATGAAATCTTCATTTGGGTTAAATAATAAAATGATTAGATTTTCATATAATTCAAGATTATAA
- the prfB gene encoding peptide chain release factor 2 (programmed frameshift), with the protein MILFEKCVLEAKTLDSKLEDLRDSLDIDSKENEIKELESKMLNPKFWDDNEKAQKVLQRSNSIKLKIDLYNVLLETHEDINILIEMLLEDEEENMVNELNEKIEYFNSEIEKSKLESLLSGEYDHLNAILSIHAGTGGLDAQDWAEMLMRMYSRYADKKGYKIEIIDLIRDTEAGIKTATLLIKGLNAYGFLKSEKGVHRLVRISPFDSSGKRHTSFASIDIMPEIEMDNEVLINSQDIKIDTYRASGAGGQHINKTDSAVRITHIPTGVVVQCQNQRSQHLNKETAMKYLMGKLIELKDIEQKERIEDIQGDYSQIAWGSQIRSYVFHPYNLVKDHRTNVENGNVQAVMDGDINLFIDSYLVYKMKENRGE; encoded by the exons ATGATACTATTTGAAAAATGCGTACTAGAAGCAAAAACACTTGATTCTAAACTTGAAGATTTGAGGGATTCACTT GACATTGATTCAAAAGAAAATGAAATAAAAGAACTTGAAAGTAAAATGTTAAATCCAAAATTTTGGGATGATAATGAAAAAGCACAAAAAGTACTTCAAAGATCTAATAGTATAAAATTAAAAATAGATTTATATAATGTTCTTTTGGAAACACACGAAGATATAAATATTCTTATAGAAATGCTTTTAGAAGATGAAGAAGAAAATATGGTAAATGAATTAAATGAAAAAATAGAATATTTTAATAGTGAAATAGAAAAAAGTAAATTAGAATCATTATTATCAGGTGAATACGATCATTTAAATGCAATTCTATCTATTCATGCTGGAACAGGTGGGTTAGATGCTCAGGATTGGGCTGAGATGTTAATGAGAATGTACTCAAGATATGCTGATAAAAAGGGCTATAAAATTGAGATAATTGATTTAATTAGAGATACTGAAGCTGGTATAAAAACAGCAACTTTACTTATAAAGGGTTTAAATGCTTATGGTTTTTTAAAATCTGAAAAGGGAGTTCATAGGTTAGTAAGAATTTCTCCATTTGATTCTTCGGGAAAGAGACATACATCGTTTGCATCAATTGATATTATGCCAGAAATCGAAATGGATAATGAAGTATTAATTAATTCTCAAGATATAAAAATTGACACATATAGAGCATCAGGTGCAGGTGGACAGCATATAAATAAAACGGATAGTGCGGTTAGAATTACACATATTCCAACTGGAGTAGTAGTTCAGTGTCAAAATCAAAGAAGTCAGCATCTGAATAAAGAAACTGCTATGAAATATTTGATGGGAAAACTTATTGAATTAAAAGACATAGAGCAAAAAGAAAGAATTGAAGATATTCAGGGTGATTATTCTCAAATTGCATGGGGTTCACAAATAAGATCTTATGTATTTCATCCATATAATTTAGTAAAAGATCATAGAACGAATGTTGAAAATGGAAATGTACAGGCGGTTATGGATGGGGATATTAATCTGTTCATTGATTCGTATCTAGTGTATAAAATGAAGGAAAACCGAGGAGAATAG
- a CDS encoding Ppx/GppA phosphatase family protein, which translates to MEKGNSNHKYAVIDIGSNSVRLLCAKVKNQKIVDSYKKLSMTRMGYKVNETKLLSTKSMELSYKAIKEYYKNLLKDNYKLVDIIATSAVRDSLNKSEFVNMFQNIGLNINIISGKEEARLGYLGVLSGIEINNKNILIIDIGGGSTEFIVGNSSEILFSESIDMGAVRFSEKYIELEIPSLREINNLEEDILDKINNIYGKIMEFNPEICFGIGGTITTMGAIDLSMENYDSNLIHNYNLKLENLNKQIEKLSKITLEEKYKIRGLQPKRADIIFAGSKILYLILKQFNFNKITISDYDNLEGILKDRGLIV; encoded by the coding sequence ATGGAAAAAGGTAATAGTAACCACAAATATGCAGTAATTGATATTGGTTCAAATTCTGTAAGGTTGTTGTGTGCAAAAGTAAAAAATCAAAAAATAGTTGATTCGTATAAAAAACTTAGCATGACAAGAATGGGTTATAAGGTTAATGAAACTAAATTGTTATCAACTAAATCTATGGAACTTTCTTATAAAGCTATAAAAGAATATTATAAGAATTTATTGAAAGACAATTACAAGTTGGTAGATATTATTGCTACAAGTGCTGTAAGAGATTCATTAAATAAGAGTGAGTTTGTTAATATGTTTCAAAATATTGGCTTAAATATTAATATTATTTCTGGTAAAGAAGAAGCGCGTTTAGGGTATCTTGGAGTACTTTCAGGCATAGAGATTAATAATAAAAATATATTGATTATTGATATAGGTGGTGGATCAACAGAATTCATAGTTGGAAATAGTAGTGAAATATTATTTTCTGAAAGCATAGATATGGGTGCTGTAAGATTTAGCGAAAAATATATAGAATTAGAAATACCAAGTTTAAGAGAGATAAACAATCTTGAAGAAGATATTTTAGATAAGATAAATAATATATATGGAAAAATTATGGAGTTTAATCCTGAAATTTGTTTTGGAATAGGTGGAACTATTACAACTATGGGAGCTATTGATTTAAGCATGGAAAATTATGATAGCAATTTAATACATAATTACAATCTTAAATTAGAAAATTTGAATAAACAAATAGAAAAATTATCAAAAATTACTTTAGAAGAAAAGTATAAAATTCGAGGGCTTCAGCCTAAAAGGGCTGATATTATTTTTGCAGGTTCTAAAATACTATATCTTATTTTAAAACAGTTTAATTTTAATAAAATAACGATATCTGATTACGACAATTTAGAAGGAATATTAAAAGATAGAGGTTTAATTGTATAA